Part of the Dehalococcoidales bacterium genome is shown below.
TGAGCTCGGCGTTCTCCCGCTTTATCTCGTTTATCTCCTGACGCGTGGCATCCCTGACGGTATCCCGTGTGAGCCGCTCCTTCCCAGCCTCCATGAAGTCCTTGGTCCAGGCATAGTACGCTCCCGGCTTAATGCCTTCCCGGCGGCAGAGTTCATTGACTGCCACTTCCCGGCGAAATCCCTCCAGCACTATACGGACCTTCTCCTCCGGGGTGTATTTGCGCCTGGCTGTCACTCTAACCTGCTGCATGAAGCCTCTTGTTTCATGGGTTCTGGCCTCGGCAGCATCAGCTTTACCTTTGTTTTCTTGGGACACATTAG
Proteins encoded:
- a CDS encoding transposase — its product is MSQENKGKADAAEARTHETRGFMQQVRVTARRKYTPEEKVRIVLEGFRREVAVNELCRREGIKPGAYYAWTKDFMEAGKERLTRDTVRDATRQEINEIKRENAELKHLVAGLSLEVYRLKKRLFLCWRTTTVPAHEYCGESRYHGHGGNLGQT